A single genomic interval of Cucumis sativus cultivar 9930 chromosome 7, Cucumber_9930_V3, whole genome shotgun sequence harbors:
- the LOC101219956 gene encoding E3 ubiquitin-protein ligase CSU1, with product MPQRHSKNNNDLAFFTYDEKRKLGYGTQKERLGKDSIKPFDVCCLCLKPFIDPMCCQKGHTFCKECILECLLSQKKDNQRKLAAYTAQQKQEKEEAEEKLMQQKVRELDAFDQQNHGAVPQYNDRNQNQDKNGFHGANSVKVTSYEEEALRTMKAFWLPSATPEAPVKAGAPPSSTFCPEGNEKLKLKSLFSIHFTEDNSEKKKSKSYDVTYICPSCKVTLTNTMALVALGTCGHVFCKKCADKFMAVDKVCLVCNKGCKVRNLVNLEKGGTGFAGHGDALEARDFKHLGSGSGLGLVRPAMKT from the exons ATGCCTCAGAGACACtcaaaaaacaataatgatcTAGCCTTCTTCACCTATGATGAGAAGCGGAAGCTCGGCTATGGGACacaaaaagagagacttgGAAAGGACTCGATCAAGCCCTTCGATGTCTGTTGCCTATGCTTAAAACCCTTCATCGACCCCATGTGTTGTCAAAAGGGTCACACATTTTGTAAAGAATGCATTCTTGAGTGCCTTTTGTCTCAGAAGAAAGATAATCAAAG GAAGCTTGCTGCATATACTGCTCAGCAGAAgcaagagaaggaagaagcaGAAGAGAAACTGATGCAACAGAAAGTTAGGGAGCTTGATGCATTTGATCAGCAAAATCATGGTGCTGTACCACAATACAATGATCGAAACCAGAATCAGGATAAAAATGGTTTCCATGGGGCAAATAGTGTGAAGGTTACATCTTACGAAGAAGAAGCACTTCGGACCATGAAGGCATTTTGGCTGCCTTCAGCCACACCAGAAGCTCCTGTTAAAGCAGGAGCCCCTCCAAGCAGTACATTTTGTCCAGAAGGCAACGAGAAACTTAAGCTAAAGTCCCTTTTCTCAATACATTTCACAGAGGACAATAgcgagaagaagaaatcaaaatcataCGACGTTACATACATATGCCCTAGTTGTAAGGTTACTCTAACAAATACAATGGCTCTTGTGGCGCTAGGGACATGTGGCCATGTCTTCTGTAAGAAATGTGCTGATAAGTTTATGGCTGTGGACAAAGTTTGCCTTGTCTGCAACAAAGGATGTAAAGTAAGGAATTTGGTGAATTTAGAGAAAGGAGGCACCGGGTTTGCTGGCCATGGAGATGCACTTGAAGCAAGAGACTTCAAGCATTTGGGAAGCGGTTCTGGTTTGGGGCTGGTAAGGCCTGCCATGAAGACTTGA